The sequence TTGTTGAATTAGATTAAACAGTACAGCACATTAGCAACAGAATCAGTCAATGTTATCTTGAAATGCTCTTAGGTGGGTGGGTCTATCAACAGTAAGTTTAAAAACATTTTAAGGTTACTCACCTTCTCCATTAGTTACACTGGTTTTGTTGGTACTGAATGTTGATAAGGAAGTAGTGGGCACAGGATAGTCTATCATTGGAGGAAGAATATGACATATGCATCAGTATTGCAATACAGACAGTTGATTGTCATGTTAGATTGCACAATAATTTAATTGATGGTCTCACCATCTATGGCAATCTTGAACGGTTCACTATGCTGTGATTTCACAGTATCTTCACCCTCCATTACCAGCTCCACAGCACAGGTGATGAAGACCTCTCCGGCACTGCTCCTCTTTCTCAGCAGATCCTTTTCTGCCACTCTCCCCACACAGACATTGTCTTTGTAGGGCTGACTTTTAAACGGGAAGTCACTGTTGTTCAGGTAATAGTAGCATGAGGTACCAGCATGCTTGGCCTCACACCGAAGACTTAAGTAAGTTCCTGTATTTTCCACAAAAATCCTGGGTATTCCAATGGAATCTGTTTGTAAATTAGGGGAAATAGTATGTAGTCAATCAAGCAAATGTGATACTGCATGGTAATAAAATGGTCACTTACCACTTACATGAAGTCTTCGAGCGTCACAAAATGTTGGGATTATTTTTTCTTCTCCCTTCTGTAGAATAGCACAGCTGAGATCTACTTCAGTCTTGTTCCACTTTTTGAACTCATTCCAGAACAATATGAATTGGCAAACACCGGAATTCACTTCTCTTATTGGGTTGGGGTCGTGGTCTTTGTAGAAGTGGCACTTTGTGCCACCTGTTGACTCACAGCGTACTATGACAGGCATAGCTACATTGATGTACCCAGGGTCTAACACAATGGTGGGAGTAGGGACTGAATCTGTTTAGAGTTAGAGAGAAACTATGAGAACACATTTTAATTGTTAGAAATAGAATGATTCAGGAAATATTCTTGTGGTAATACATTACAGTAATACATTACATACCTGCACAACCTTCTTTAACTGCAACAGCAGCCATACCTTTAAACAtggcaaaacatttaaaaaatgcttttatGTGAAGTCCTACATATTAAACCTACATCATCTAAATGAATTACTCTGTTACAATTAATTCATATTATTAAAATAATAGATAATTGAATACTCACAAATGAAGAGAAAATAAGATGGAGACATCCTTTCAACTTGTTGATGTTAATGAAGGAGTGAACACACTTAGATGATGAAGTGAAAAAAACTGACAGCCTATGTTTAGGAGGCAGAACAACCTAGAGGCGCGGATCATTTACAAacagggctcccgagtgacgcagcggtctaaggcactgcatgtcagtgcaagaggcatcattacagtccctggttcaaatccaggctgtgtcacatctggccgtgattgggagtcccattgggtggcgtacaattgacccagcgtcgcctgggtttggccagggtaggccgtcattataaataacaatttgttcttaactgacttgcctagttatataaaggtacatttttttattaaatatgGAAACTGGCAGCCTATGTTTAGGAGGCAGAACAACCTAGAGAAGCAGATATGGAAACTGGCCAGGTTACAAATTACGCTTTAGAAAACACGAATAGGCTACTGCACCCTTTCTGGAAATATAGCCAATTATGACAAACCAGGGAGCTGTTTACAGTTTCTGTGAAGATTCAACAATTTGTAATTGGCTAATATCCCTTTAAAAATGTATTGCCTACTCATTGGACAGTTTAAAGACACACTCCAGCAATTTTTTAACtgttcctgttgaaaaacaatagaGCAATAGAGGACAAAGGAGTTAAGGTCCACCCCCCACGTGTGCCATGTCATGTCATACCTGAAaacacctattgagatgtgcttTTTGTGAAGTAAATGAGGTAAAAATTAGACTGGGGTAGGTCTTTAAGGTATATGTTGTTTGGCATGTTTGGCAAACATTTTAAACTACACGAAAACCTACTGTTCAGGTAATCGGTCTGCTTTCAGTCTTACTTTCTTGAACAAAGGTAGTAGCACACTTCCATGACCAAACAAttcacatgtacagtgccttgcgaaagtattaaccccccttggcatttttcctattttgttgccttacaacctggaattaaaaaatatttttggggggtttgtatcatttgatttacacaacatgcctaccactttgaagatgcaaaacatgttttattgcgaaacaaacaagaaataagaccaaaaaaaacgaacttgagcgtgcataactattcacccccacaACGTCAAtagtttgtagagccaccttttgcagcaactaCACCTGCAAGTCTCTtaggatatgtctctataagcgtggcacatctagccactggtatTTTTGCCTATTTTTcagggcaaaactgctccagctccttcaagttggatggattcctgctggtgtacagcaatctttaagtcataccacagattctcaattggattgaggtctgggctttgactaggccattccaagacttttaaatgtttccccttaaaccactcgagtgttccTTTAGccgtatgcttagggtcattgttctgctggaaggtgaacctccgtcccagtctcaaatctctggaagactgaaacaggtttccctcaagaatttccctgtatttagcaccatccatcattccttcaattctaaccagtttcccagtccctgccgattaaaaacatccccacagcatggtggtggcaggatgATATTCTCggtgtgatgagaggtgttgggtttgtgccagacatagcattttccttgatggccaaaaagctcacttttagtctcatctgaccagagtaccttcttccataagTTTGGGgattctcccacatgccttttggtgaacaccaaatgtgtttgcttatttttttctttaagcaatagcttttttctggccactcttccataaagcccagctctgtggagtgtatggcttaaagtagtcctatggacagatactccaatctctgctgttgaGTTTTGCAGCTCCtttagggttatctttggtctctttgttgcctctctgattaatgccctccttgcctggtccatgagttttggtgggcggccctctcttggcaggtttcttgtggtgccatattctttccattttttaataatggatttaatggtgctctgtgagatgtttcggatatttttttataacccaaccctgatcagtacttctccacaactttgtccctgacctgtttggagagctccttggtcttcatggtgctgcttgcttgctGGTTCCCCTTGCttaatggtgttgcagactcttgggccattcagaacaggtgtacatatactgagatcatgtgacagatcatgtgacacttagattgcacacaggtggactttatgtaattaattatgtgacttctgaaggtaattggtagcaccagatcttatttaggggcttcatagcaaagggggtgaatacatatgcatgcaccatttttcagtttttaatttcttagaatgtttttaaacaagttttttttttcatttcacttcaccaatttggactattttgtgtatgtccattacatgaaatccaaataaaaatccatttaaattacaggttgtaatgcaacaaaataggaaaaatgccaagggggtgaatacttttgcaaggcactgtatgttatcATTATCATGTATGGCTCTAATGCAATTATTTTGACAGACTGATGTGTAAGGTTAATGTGTAGGGGGACCCATCAGTCTGCCTTATGACACTTGTGGCTCATCTAGCCCTAGCTTATGACCGCAGTTCCATACTTTAATCTTCCACCTCTATATATATTCAAAGCCCTTCGGTTGTGGTTGGTCTTGACTTGTGTTCTCGTCTCTGGAATTAGACATGTGTGTGAATGATCAGTAACCCTAGTGTGGTCCCTTATATGCTCACCTGAATAGCAACAGGAAATACAAGCTGGTTGATGCTCAGCTACAagtgtcctgtgtggctcagttggtagagcatggcgcttgcaacaccaggggtGAGGATTTGAATTCCCACGGGGACCAGTATGGACAAagaaaatatgaaaatgtatgcactcactactctgtgccactctggataagtgtctgctaaataaagTTAATGTAGTGAAAACGCAGAAAGAAAAGGAATTGCCAACTAAATGGTTACAGAATATCTGATTTACCATCCTCTTACTTGTTTGTCTCTCCAAACCATGTGTTTTGCCCCATCTACCAGGTCCACTGTTAGGCAATGTTCCCTTGAATTTTTTCGGGCACTGAGCAGACGTTTTGTGAGCAGAAACGTGAACATAGTGAGAATgttgtgcaacttccagcgcgtttacagtgaacactgaggctgtacccttacagttttagacagtagccaataggctattgtggctatttgagcatactgtaggcctaccaacaaaaccaatTGAGCAATTCCCATATcattttcacatggaaatagctTGTGATTTCTATGATATAGACTACAGTCGCAtatatgtggtgttcaatgcaggcctacattgCAAACTAATGGGGCGAactcagtgaagttcaatctcttgCGTCTCAGCGCTGCAGACTCTTCCTGACTGCGAGGAAGTCCTGGAGGAGGGGCGCAGTTTAGAGGAAACATTACTGGTACAGTAGGACTACCAATCACAGATTCTTGAGATTTACTTTGTTACTCTGCAATACCATGAACCCACGTGTTGTCCCTATTTCTTCATTCATATCTCAATGTCTAACTAGGGAGCAGAAAGTGCTTTTTGAACCAGGATATGTGACTGGCCATTGGAAAGCAGATCACAGAACAGAAACACATGGGAGTGCTGGAgtaaatgttatttattttagAAGTAAAaacagaaaatacaaaataaaaacacaataacGGTACAACATGACAATTGAAATTGATTGGTAAAACATGTGGCAAAAATTATCTATAGTCTTTATGCATTCAAGGCTTTTCTGAACCAAAtatcctctttctttctttctctgtttctgcTTTTAATAAACGTTTAATAAACTGAACACACTATGACTCTTCCTGACTGGTTGAAATGTCCATATTTGAAAGGGCTTCATCCaatggaagagagggggagtccTCCTTGGCCAATAGGTTGTTCTTGCGTAGTTGACAGGCCTGCTGGTAGGGTGGGCGAATGGGGGGCTGGGTGGGGGGCGTGTACTTGTATTCCTTGCTGGCATCCAACTATGAAGAAAAATAATATTAAGTTTAATGTGCACAGCACAAAAGTTTCATATGAAGTAAGGCTGTCTCTGACAAAAACAAATGTTGGTTGACTGAAAGTCACCTATTCTTTCGACCAATCGTTTGCTAAACATTTTTAAACCTGTATTATTCCATAtaaagacacaccctatgtgttgtAATAAAATTAACTAGAtacattgagcttgtctgatgctttaagatTAGTTTGATGCCTCAAGAGGGCAccagagatctagataaccagAAGATAAAAACCTTAACCTGACCCAACTATTCTCCTCCCACTCCTGCTGGCTTTCGCAGATTCTaccattactctcctgaagttggcggtaataggctacacgggGAGTCtgcaacctttctcatgtggaatgctAATTTATCTTacaatttctaccgatctgcatgcgagttatggttttcatatgcagaTTTTCGTGAAATACCCTAAAAAGTTACTTCTATTGCAAACTAtctaaaaatagcctacataaagccaacaaataaaaacatagcAGCTTGCAGCtagaaaatatccagaaaaaaaaaatcctataaatcacattggctacacatggcctgtctgcaacgaacttgaaacattggatcaactattaacttgggtccGGCCCGAAAATATTCTGGGCGCTCAGTTTCCCGCGTCAGTGAGCTCTGGACAGACACAGCTATAGGCGATTTGCACAAGGGATTAaaagcagtgcttgacttgggtaggaactcaccggagctgagtacaGCACCTCAAATTGtatactgcttgagctcctgttcctcttaaaggacattagctcaaaagtattgtggagctcttgcacctaaatataaactgtaccagcacccaaaatgagtaccggaatctatttcagtccaagtccaACAATGATAAGcttattttatgacgtttccactggatcagagcatgacatttttcaaTTCCACGCTGAGTGGTTATcaaaagggagagagcgagagagattttttcaaatacattgaggaactattataattctcaatggatgtaaaaacagactttgtttgcaACTCCTCATTTTCACCTAAATCTCTCATTCGGACAATTAACtgttttccctctacagtatgtggttaacAGATAGTGGTTagttcgttagctagttaacatttcacacagattgccagggtccagtaagcaactaacgtgttataacttgaggaacgcaaggagtcgtataccagtagccacaaatcaaatgttattcgtcacatacacgtgtttagcagaagttattgtgggtgtagtgaaatgcttgtgtttctagttccaacagtgtagtaatatctaacaatacacacaatctaaagtaaaggaatggaattaagaatatatacatcatttggacgagcaatgtcagagaggcatagactaatcaaattgtagaaacatcaaggatgatcaatggaaacaggatgtacctgagctcaatttcaagtcccaTAGGActtgaagggtctgaatacttacgtaaataaggtatttctgtcatttattttgaatacatttgcaaacatttctaaaaacgggTGTTTTCGCTTGGTCAtcttggggtattgtgtgtagattgatgaggaaaaatattgaatacattttagaataaagctgtaacgtaacaaaatgtgagaaaagtaaaggggtctgaatactttctgaatgcactgtatacacaagagtgtgcaaagctgtcatcaaggcaaagggtggctactttgaagaatctcaaatatatttttatttgtttaacacttttttggttactacgtgatgcaacgtgttatttcatagttttgatgtcttcactattattctacaatatagaacagtacaaataaagaaaaaccctggaatgagtaggtgtgtccaaacttttgactggtactttatgtatgtatgtatgtatgtatgtatgtacactaccgttcaaaagtttggggtcacttagaaatgtccttgtttttgaaagaaaggcaaattttctgtccattaaaataacatcaaattgatcagaaatacactgtagacattgttaaacttgtaaatgactattgtagctggaaactgctgattttaatgcaatatctacataggcgtacagaggcccattatcagcaactcatgtgttccaatggcacgtttgtgttccaatggcacgtttgtgttccaatggcacgtttgtgttccaatggcacgtttgtgttccaatggcacgtttgtgttccaatggcacgtttgtgttccaatggcacgtttgtgttccaatggcacgtttgtgttccaatggcacgttgtgttccaatggcacgtttgtGTTCCAATGCACGTTTGTGTTCCaatgcacgttgtgttagctaatccaagtttatcattttaaaaggctaattgaccaatagaaaactattttgcaattatgttagcacagctgaaaactgttgttatgattaaagaagcaataaaactggccttctttagactatttgagtatctggagcatcagcatttgtgggttcgattacatgctcaaaatggcaaacaaataactttcttctgaaactcgtcagtctattcttgttctgagaaattaggctattccatgtgagaaattgccaagaaactgaagatctcgtacaacgctgtgtactactcccttcacagaacagagcaaactggctctaaccagaatagaaagagtgggaggccccggtgcaccactgagcaagaggacaagtacattagagggaacagagaagaggcgactccgggatgctggccttctaggcagagttcctctgtccagtgtctgtgttcttttgagcatcttaatcttttcttattactggccagtctgagatatggctttttctttgcaactctgcctagaaggccagcatcacagagttgcctcttcactgttgacgttgagactgctgttttgcgggttaaaataacaaataacataaatttgatgttattttaaaggaccaaaaaatatatattctttcaaaaacaaggacatttctaggtgaccccaaccatttgaatggtagtgtgtgtgtgtatatatttgttactgctcgactaaaacaatctctgtcgaccaacagcctaacaACCAAACAATTGATCCATCGACTAATTGGGATCAGACCTAATATGAAGTATCTTATCTATGGAGTAACAGCTTTGAGACTAGTAAAGAAAAGCATTGGTCTACAATACATGTATCAGCAGAGACATGTATCTGAATATCAATACCTGGAGAGGGTAGGTCCGGTCCGAGTCAAAGGCACTCAGGTCTCCACAGGCCAAGAAAGGAACTATGATTCTGTTTGGTCCCTCCAGCTGGTTAAAATCTACATCTGAAACAGCCAGAAACCAACTTGAGTACCAGTGTATAACATGACAGTATTATATGGAGTTGAAACATGAGGAACATGGGAAACATTACTGTGTTGTTACCATATGAGTGATCCAGTAGAGGATTGGACATGTTGGGCACATATCCTACTGGAGGAGAGTAATTCTGACACATCACAAATGCCTCTGTagaagtgagagaaagaaagaaacaaataTTAGTCTCAAGCAGCCCATCGCCTACTTAATCCTTCAACCCTTCTGTCAAAACCAGGCATTTGAATGGAAACCATCTATGATCCAGTGTGTGACCAGTGTCAGCTGTGGTCTCCAGCTCACCTATGCTCGAGTTCCTGCTGCTCCGGGGCTTGGCACAGGTCACACTACTGAAGAATATCTTAAgctgggagtacaggagggtcaCGTCCTTCCCCCGGAATATCTACACAGTAACCACAGCATAAGATAACTTCCACATGACATAGGCTTCTTAGCTCCTTTCCCTCCacaataaaaaacaaacaaagtgCAGAACTTGTTACATTAACACACATGTACATTGTAATAGTGTTGGTATTattcattttgtattgtagatatgtagtagaggttgaccgattatgatttttcaacgccgatactgattattggaggaccaaaaaaagccgataccgattaatcggccgatttatatatatatattaatatatatttgtaataatgacaattgcaacaatactgaatgaacaatgaacacttattttaacttaatataaaacaaataaaatctatttagtctcaaataaataatgaaacatgctcaatttggtttaaataatgcaaaaacagtgttggagaagaaagtaaaagtgcaatatgtgccatgtaaaaaagctaacgtttaagttccttgtcCAGAACACATGAAaactggtggttcaatattcccagttaagaagttttaggttgtagttattataggaattatggcGCGTCGACTATttatctctataccatttgtatttcatatacctttgactattggatgttctaataggcacttgccagcctaatctcgggagttaataggcttgaagtcataaacagcgctgtgaatcaagcattgctaagagctgctggcaaacgcagtaaagtttgaatgaatgcttacgagcctgctgctgcctaccaccgctcagtcagactgctctatcaaatatcaaatcagagacttaattataatataaaaaacacagaaatacgagcctttggtcattaatatggtcaaatacagaaactatcatttcgaaaacaaaacgtttattctttcagtgtaatacggaaccgttccgtattttatataacgggtggcatccctaagtctaaatattgctgttacatcgcacaaccttcaatgttatgtcataattatgtaaaattctggcaaattagtttgccatgagccaggcggcccaaactgttgcatataccctgactctgcgtacaatgaacgcaagagaagtgacacaatttccctagttaatattgcctgctaacatgaatttattttaactaaatatgcaggtttaaaaaaatatacttctgtgtattgattttaagaaaggcattgatgtttatggttaggtatatTCGTGCAACAATTGTGCTTTTATCTCGAATgaacttttgttaaatcatcacccgtttggcaaagtaggctgtgattcgatgataaattaacaggcaccacattgattatatgcaacgcaggacgagctagttaacctagtaatataatcaaccatgtgtagttaactagtgattatgtgacgattgattgttttttataagataagtttaatgctagttagcaacttaccttggctccttgctgcactcgcgtaacaggtggtcaagcctgccacgcagtctcctcgtggaatgcaatcggcatccaaaattgctgattaccgattgttatgaaaacttgaaatcggccctaattaatcgaccATGGtgattaatcggttgacctctaatatgtagtggtgtaataatgttatatgatgtactgttttatcttttgttttatgtctgatgtaagtgccttaatgtgtttggaccccaggaagagtaaatGCTGCCTTGGCAGTAACTAATGGGGGTCCCTAATAAATACAGATACAAACAAGTCCTCATCCAACATACAGCCTACCTTTGCAACAAACGTTCCTCCAGGTTTCAGGACGTGTGTTGTAATGTTTAGGGCCTGAGACGAGATATTTAGAAATTGATTACAAAGGATAAACAAA is a genomic window of Salvelinus alpinus chromosome 18, SLU_Salpinus.1, whole genome shotgun sequence containing:
- the ftsj1 gene encoding tRNA (cytidine(32)/guanosine(34)-2'-O)-methyltransferase; the protein is MLGPHSVNVYVSKAQRGSKSVKMGRSSKDKRDIYYRLAKEEGWRARSAFKLLQLDEEFGLFKGVKRAVDLCAAPGSWSQVLSRKLRGKEEKSEEVKIVAVDLQAMAPLPGVTQIQGDITKISTALEIIRHFEGQPADLVVCDGAPDVTGLHDVDEYIQAQLLLAALNITTHVLKPGGTFVAKIFRGKDVTLLYSQLKIFFSSVTCAKPRSSRNSSIEAFVMCQNYSPPVGYVPNMSNPLLDHSYDVDFNQLEGPNRIIVPFLACGDLSAFDSDRTYPLQLDASKEYKYTPPTQPPIRPPYQQACQLRKNNLLAKEDSPSLPLDEALSNMDISTSQEES